One Vibrio campbellii CAIM 519 = NBRC 15631 = ATCC 25920 genomic window carries:
- a CDS encoding glycine zipper 2TM domain-containing protein translates to MSGVTLNIKRWAWIILFLPFFANAAYERNVAKPVNQVVYGRVDSVRYITQQEVKQSQSNGWETLLGATIGGLVGNQFGGGTGKEVATAVGALAGAAVVRNRSNYEYTVEYKLVELLIKVDGNKLINVIQDVDNRMLFNRGDEVRILYFDDGVRVDIAY, encoded by the coding sequence ATGAGCGGAGTAACACTTAACATAAAACGATGGGCATGGATCATACTGTTTTTGCCATTTTTCGCCAATGCAGCCTATGAAAGAAATGTAGCAAAGCCAGTTAACCAAGTGGTGTATGGCAGAGTCGATTCGGTGCGATACATTACACAGCAAGAGGTGAAGCAATCTCAAAGCAACGGGTGGGAAACCTTACTAGGGGCAACGATCGGTGGTTTAGTCGGCAATCAATTTGGTGGTGGCACGGGTAAAGAAGTGGCGACGGCTGTTGGTGCATTAGCTGGTGCGGCGGTGGTGAGAAATCGCAGCAATTATGAATACACGGTTGAATACAAACTCGTTGAACTATTGATCAAGGTTGATGGCAACAAACTGATCAACGTCATTCAAGATGTTGATAACAGAATGTTGTTTAATCGAGGTGATGAGGTGCGCATCCTGTATTTTGATGATGGTGTAAGGGTTGATATCGCTTATTAA
- the aroA gene encoding 3-phosphoshikimate 1-carboxyvinyltransferase, whose translation MESLTLQPINKIQGEVNLPGSKSVSNRALLLAALAKGTTRLTNLLDSDDIRHMLNALTKLGVQYQLSEDKTECVVEGLGRPFSVSEPVELFLGNAGTAMRPLAAALCLGEGEYVLTGEPRMKERPIGHLVTALKAAGADVTYLQNENYPPLKIVGTGLKSGSVSIDGSISSQFLTAFLMSAPLAEGDIRINIEGELVSKPYIDITLHIMKQFGVDVINNDYQEFVIPAGQQYVAPGDFLVEGDASSASYFLAAAAIKGGEVKVTGIGKNSIQGDIQFADALEKMGAEIEWGDDYVISRVGQLKGIDMDYNHIPDAAMTIATTALFAEGTTAIRNVYNWRVKETDRLSAMATELRKVGAEVEEGEDYIIVKPVPQLTHAAIDTYDDHRMAMCFSLVALSDTPVTINDPKCTSKTFPDYFDKLKALSC comes from the coding sequence ATGGAAAGCCTAACGTTACAACCTATCAATAAAATTCAAGGGGAAGTGAACCTTCCTGGATCAAAAAGCGTTTCCAATCGAGCGTTACTGCTTGCTGCACTAGCAAAAGGTACGACTCGTTTGACCAACCTTCTCGACAGTGATGATATTCGCCACATGTTGAACGCTCTGACTAAACTCGGTGTTCAGTACCAATTATCTGAGGACAAAACGGAATGTGTCGTAGAAGGTCTTGGTCGCCCATTTTCTGTCTCTGAACCTGTAGAGCTCTTTTTGGGTAATGCAGGTACAGCAATGCGTCCACTTGCTGCAGCCCTATGCTTAGGCGAAGGTGAATACGTTCTGACTGGCGAACCTAGAATGAAGGAACGCCCAATTGGTCACTTAGTCACGGCCCTAAAAGCGGCTGGCGCGGACGTAACGTATCTGCAAAATGAAAACTACCCACCACTAAAAATCGTAGGTACTGGACTTAAGTCGGGCTCTGTATCGATTGATGGTTCGATTTCTAGCCAATTCCTGACGGCATTTTTGATGTCAGCGCCGTTGGCAGAAGGTGACATTCGCATCAACATCGAAGGTGAACTGGTTTCAAAACCATACATTGATATCACGCTGCACATCATGAAACAGTTTGGTGTGGATGTGATCAACAACGATTACCAAGAATTTGTGATTCCTGCGGGTCAACAGTATGTCGCTCCGGGTGACTTCTTGGTTGAAGGTGATGCATCATCTGCTTCTTACTTCTTGGCGGCAGCAGCCATCAAAGGTGGTGAAGTGAAAGTCACTGGTATTGGTAAAAACAGTATCCAAGGCGATATCCAATTCGCTGATGCGCTTGAAAAAATGGGTGCAGAGATCGAATGGGGTGATGATTACGTTATCTCTCGTGTCGGCCAACTGAAAGGCATCGATATGGACTACAACCATATTCCAGATGCGGCGATGACCATTGCGACAACAGCACTGTTTGCCGAAGGCACAACGGCGATTCGCAACGTGTACAACTGGCGTGTAAAAGAGACTGACCGTCTATCCGCTATGGCGACTGAGCTACGCAAAGTTGGCGCAGAGGTGGAAGAGGGCGAAGATTACATCATTGTGAAGCCTGTACCACAGCTTACGCACGCTGCGATTGATACCTACGACGATCACCGAATGG